In Rhodoferax sediminis, the sequence CCTTTCAAAGCCAGCAGCGCCGGGCCGCACGCGGCGCCAAACCCCACCGGGTGGCCGCGGCTACCCTGATAGACGGGTACGACCACGTCATGGGTCTGCAGCGCCGCCGCCACTTGCAAGAGCGTGGCGGCCTGAATCAGTGGCAAATCCGCGGGCAGAATCAGCCAGCCCGTCGCATCTTGCGTGGCACGCACGGCGGCGGCAATCGAGTCGCCCATGCCGGGGTGGCCCGCATCTTCCAGATGCCAGGGCAGGCCGCTGGCGCGCACAGCGTCCAGCGTGTGCTCCAGCACGGTTTTGCCGGCCAGCAGCGCCTGCAGCTTGTGCACGCTGCCGCCCGACGCCGTGAAACGCTCGCCCCGGCCGGAGGCGAGCACCAGAATGGTGGGTTGTTGCATCAGGGTCCCTTGACCGCGCGGTCGCGCCCCGGTGAAGGGCAGAGTTTCTATACTGCCAAGTATGACAAACACCGCCGCCCACCTTGCCGACCTGCGCAAAAGCTATGAGCGCGCCGAACTCGGCGAAGCCGCCTCGCACGCCGACCCGCTCAAGCAGTTCGACCAGTGGCTGACCGAAGCCATCGCCGCCCAGGTGCCCGAACCCAACGCCATGACGCTGGCCACGGTCGCCAGCAACCTGCGCCCCAGCACGCGCGTGGTGCTGATCAAGGGCTATGACGAGCGAGGCATTGTCTGGTTCACCAACTATGACAGCCGCAAGGGCCAGGAGCTGGCCGGCAATCCGTACGCAGCGCTGCAGTTCCACTGGGTCGAGCTGGAACGCGTGGTGCGCATCGAAGGCCTGGTCGAGAAGGTCAGCGACGAGGAAAGTGACGCCTATTTCAACAGCCGTCCGCTCGACTCGCGGATCGGCGCCTGGGCCAGCCCGCAAAGCCAGGTGATTGCCGGGCGCAGCGTGCTCGTGACCAACGCCGCCAAGTACGGCGCCAAATTCATGCTGCAGCCGCCGCGCCCGCCGTACTGGGGCGGCTTTCGCCTGCAGCCCGACAGGT encodes:
- a CDS encoding nucleotidyltransferase family protein, which codes for MQQPTILVLASGRGERFTASGGSVHKLQALLAGKTVLEHTLDAVRASGLPWHLEDAGHPGMGDSIAAAVRATQDATGWLILPADLPLIQAATLLQVAAALQTHDVVVPVYQGSRGHPVGFGAACGPALLALKGNQGAAPVVRAHAAIELIVDDIGCVTDIDTLEDLARAQVLVPRPH
- the pdxH gene encoding pyridoxamine 5'-phosphate oxidase, coding for MTNTAAHLADLRKSYERAELGEAASHADPLKQFDQWLTEAIAAQVPEPNAMTLATVASNLRPSTRVVLIKGYDERGIVWFTNYDSRKGQELAGNPYAALQFHWVELERVVRIEGLVEKVSDEESDAYFNSRPLDSRIGAWASPQSQVIAGRSVLVTNAAKYGAKFMLQPPRPPYWGGFRLQPDRWEFWQGRKSRLHDRLRYTQESDSRWIRERLAP